In Polaribacter sp. Hel_I_88, the following proteins share a genomic window:
- the rplE gene encoding 50S ribosomal protein L5: MSYVPRLKAEYKERVVNTLTEEFSYTNVMQVPKLEKIVISKGVGAAIADKKLIDYALEELTKITGQKAISTMSKKDVAAFKLRKGMPIGAKVTLRGDKMYEFLDRLVTASLPRVRDFNGIKANGFDGRGNYNLGITEQIIYPEINIDQVKKINGMDITFVTSANTDKEAKSLLGELGLPFQKN; the protein is encoded by the coding sequence ATGAGTTACGTACCAAGATTAAAAGCAGAATACAAAGAAAGAGTAGTGAATACTCTTACTGAGGAATTCAGTTATACAAATGTAATGCAAGTACCTAAATTAGAAAAAATAGTTATTTCTAAAGGTGTTGGTGCTGCAATTGCTGATAAAAAATTAATAGATTACGCGTTAGAAGAGTTGACTAAAATTACAGGTCAAAAAGCTATTTCAACAATGTCTAAAAAAGATGTTGCAGCATTTAAATTACGTAAAGGTATGCCAATTGGAGCAAAAGTTACTTTACGTGGTGATAAAATGTATGAGTTTTTAGATAGATTAGTTACAGCTTCTTTACCACGTGTAAGAGACTTTAACGGAATAAAAGCTAATGGATTTGATGGTAGAGGTAATTACAATTTAGGTATTACTGAGCAAATTATATATCCAGAAATTAATATTGACCAAGTTAAAAAAATTAACGGTATGGATATTACGTTTGTAACATCTGCAAATACTGATAAAGAAGCAAAGTCATTATTAGGAGAATTAGGTTTACCATTCCAAAAAAATTAA
- the rplX gene encoding 50S ribosomal protein L24 yields the protein MKKFKIKSGDTVKVIAGDHKGSEGKVLQIIKDKDRVLVEGVNLVSKHTKPSAQSPQGGIVKKEASLHISNLMLVEDGVAVRVGYKVDGDTKTRFSKKTKK from the coding sequence ATGAAGAAGTTTAAAATAAAATCAGGAGATACTGTAAAAGTAATCGCAGGTGATCATAAAGGATCTGAAGGAAAGGTTTTACAAATCATTAAAGATAAAGATCGTGTTCTTGTGGAAGGTGTTAATTTAGTTTCTAAGCATACTAAACCTAGCGCTCAAAGTCCTCAAGGTGGAATTGTAAAAAAAGAAGCATCATTGCACATCTCTAATTTAATGTTAGTAGAAGATGGTGTAGCTGTAAGAGTAGGTTATAAAGTTGATGGAGATACTAAGACTAGATTCTCTAAAAAAACTAAAAAATAA
- the rplN gene encoding 50S ribosomal protein L14 has translation MLQTESRLKVADNTGAKEVLVIRVLGGTKKRYASIGDKIVVSVKSATPNGTVKKGQVSRAVVVRTKKEVRRKDGSYIRFDDNACVLLNPTEEMRGTRVFGPVARELREKQFMKIVSLAPEVL, from the coding sequence ATGTTACAGACAGAATCAAGATTAAAAGTCGCAGATAATACTGGAGCAAAAGAAGTTTTAGTAATTAGAGTTTTAGGAGGTACAAAAAAACGTTACGCAAGCATTGGAGACAAAATTGTAGTATCTGTTAAATCTGCAACTCCAAATGGAACTGTAAAAAAAGGTCAAGTATCTAGAGCAGTTGTTGTAAGAACGAAAAAAGAAGTTAGACGTAAAGATGGATCTTATATAAGATTTGACGATAACGCTTGTGTTTTATTAAATCCTACAGAGGAGATGAGAGGAACACGTGTATTTGGTCCTGTAGCTCGTGAACTTCGTGAAAAACAATTTATGAAAATAGTTTCACTAGCACCTGAAGTGCTTTAA
- the rpsQ gene encoding 30S ribosomal protein S17, whose translation MEKRNLRKERIGVVSSNKMEKSIVVAETKRVKHPMYGKFVLKTKKYVAHDEKNDCNEGDTVRIMETRPMSKSKRWRLVEILERAK comes from the coding sequence ATGGAAAAAAGAAATCTTAGAAAAGAGAGAATTGGTGTTGTTTCTAGTAACAAAATGGAAAAATCTATTGTTGTTGCTGAAACTAAGAGAGTAAAGCACCCAATGTACGGTAAGTTCGTATTAAAAACGAAAAAGTACGTTGCACACGACGAAAAGAATGATTGCAACGAAGGAGATACTGTAAGGATCATGGAAACTAGACCTATGAGTAAATCTAAACGTTGGAGATTAGTAGAAATCCTAGAAAGAGCTAAATAA
- the rpmC gene encoding 50S ribosomal protein L29, which translates to MKQSEIKDLSTTDLNEKLGALQKNYTDLKMSHAITPMENPLQLRSLRRTVARIATELTKRELQ; encoded by the coding sequence ATGAAACAATCAGAAATAAAGGATTTATCCACAACAGATCTTAATGAAAAGTTGGGAGCGTTGCAGAAAAATTATACTGATCTTAAAATGTCTCACGCAATAACTCCAATGGAAAATCCATTGCAGTTGAGAAGTTTAAGAAGAACTGTAGCAAGAATTGCAACAGAATTAACAAAAAGAGAATTACAATAA
- the rplP gene encoding 50S ribosomal protein L16: MLQPKRVKYRKVQKGKGNMSGLSGRGTQLSNGMFGIKSIDQNLLTSRQIEAARIAATRHMKREGQLWIKIFPDKPITKKPLEVRMGKGKGAPDHFVSVIKPGRILFEVGGVPIEVAKEALRLAAQKLPVKTKFIVARDFDINA; this comes from the coding sequence ATGTTACAGCCAAAAAGAGTAAAATACCGTAAAGTACAGAAAGGTAAAGGAAATATGTCTGGCCTATCAGGTAGAGGAACACAACTTTCTAATGGAATGTTTGGTATTAAATCTATCGATCAGAATTTGTTAACTTCACGTCAGATTGAAGCGGCTCGTATTGCAGCTACACGTCACATGAAGAGAGAAGGTCAGTTATGGATAAAAATATTTCCAGACAAGCCTATCACAAAGAAACCTTTAGAAGTACGTATGGGTAAAGGTAAAGGAGCTCCAGATCATTTCGTATCTGTTATCAAACCAGGTAGAATTTTGTTCGAGGTTGGTGGAGTACCAATCGAAGTTGCAAAAGAGGCTTTACGATTAGCTGCACAAAAACTTCCAGTAAAAACGAAGTTTATAGTTGCAAGAGATTTTGATATTAACGCATAA
- the rpsC gene encoding 30S ribosomal protein S3, whose protein sequence is MGQKTNPIGNRLGIIRGWESNWYGGNDYGDKLAEDDKIRKYIHARLSKASVSRIIIERTLKLVTVTITTARPGIIIGKGGQEVDKLKEELKKITGKEVQINIFEIKRPELDAKLVATSVARQIENRISYKRAIKMAIQATMRMNAEGIKIQISGRLNGAEMARSEHFKEGRIPLSTFRADIDYALVEAHTTYGRLGVKVWIMKGEVYGKRELSPLVGLSKKQGGNKGGGDRSKRGPRRRK, encoded by the coding sequence ATGGGACAGAAAACAAATCCAATAGGAAATCGTTTAGGTATCATCAGAGGTTGGGAATCTAATTGGTATGGTGGTAATGACTACGGAGATAAATTAGCTGAAGATGATAAAATAAGAAAATATATTCATGCAAGACTTTCAAAAGCAAGTGTGTCTAGAATTATTATTGAACGTACTTTAAAGCTTGTTACAGTTACAATTACTACTGCTAGACCTGGTATCATAATAGGTAAAGGTGGTCAGGAAGTTGATAAGTTAAAAGAAGAGCTTAAGAAAATTACTGGTAAAGAAGTTCAAATCAATATTTTTGAAATTAAACGTCCAGAATTAGATGCAAAATTAGTTGCAACTAGTGTTGCTCGTCAAATTGAAAATAGAATTTCATACAAAAGAGCAATAAAAATGGCTATTCAGGCTACTATGCGTATGAACGCTGAAGGTATAAAGATACAGATTTCAGGGCGTTTAAATGGAGCAGAGATGGCTCGTTCAGAGCATTTCAAAGAAGGAAGAATACCACTTTCAACTTTTAGAGCTGATATTGATTATGCATTAGTAGAAGCACATACTACTTATGGAAGATTAGGTGTTAAAGTGTGGATTATGAAGGGTGAAGTTTATGGTAAAAGAGAATTATCTCCATTAGTTGGTTTGTCTAAGAAACAAGGTGGCAATAAAGGTGGTGGTGATAGATCTAAGCGTGGACCTCGTAGAAGAAAATAA
- the rplV gene encoding 50S ribosomal protein L22: MGVRKKNMADQLKADRKQRAFAKLTNCPTSPRKMRLVADQVRGVEVEKALQILKFSPKEASINLEKLLLSAIANWQAKNEDSSIEDAGLFVKSICVDSAGMLKRLRPAPQGRAHRIRKRSNHVTLELGSKNLSN; the protein is encoded by the coding sequence ATGGGAGTTCGTAAAAAAAATATGGCAGATCAGTTGAAAGCAGATAGAAAGCAACGTGCTTTCGCAAAGCTGACAAACTGCCCTACATCACCAAGAAAAATGCGTTTAGTTGCTGATCAAGTAAGAGGTGTTGAAGTTGAAAAAGCTTTGCAAATCTTAAAGTTCAGTCCTAAAGAAGCATCTATAAATTTAGAAAAACTATTATTATCTGCAATTGCAAATTGGCAAGCTAAAAATGAAGACTCATCTATTGAAGATGCAGGTTTATTTGTAAAGTCTATTTGTGTTGATAGTGCAGGTATGTTAAAAAGATTAAGACCAGCTCCACAAGGACGTGCTCACAGAATTCGCAAGCGTTCTAATCATGTTACTTTAGAGTTAGGTAGTAAAAATTTAAGTAATTAA
- the rpsS gene encoding 30S ribosomal protein S19 → MARSLKKGPYVHYKLEKKVLANVEAGNKTVIKTWSRASMITPDFVGQTIAVHNGRQFVPVYVTENMVGHKLGEFSPTRSFRGHAGAKNKGKK, encoded by the coding sequence ATGGCAAGATCATTAAAAAAAGGACCTTACGTTCACTATAAATTAGAGAAAAAAGTTTTAGCTAATGTAGAAGCTGGAAATAAAACAGTAATTAAAACTTGGTCTAGAGCAAGCATGATTACTCCAGATTTCGTTGGTCAAACAATTGCTGTTCACAATGGACGTCAGTTTGTGCCAGTTTATGTTACTGAAAACATGGTAGGGCACAAGTTAGGCGAATTTTCACCAACTCGTTCATTTAGAGGACATGCAGGTGCTAAAAATAAAGGTAAAAAATAG
- the rplB gene encoding 50S ribosomal protein L2 has translation MSVRKLKPITPGQRFRVVNGFDAITTDKPEKSLLAPKKRSGGRNSQGRMTTRNIGGGHKQRYRIIDFKRDKKDVPAIVKTIEYDPNRTAFIALLNYADGEKRYVIAQNGLTVGQTVVSGSGIAPEIGNTMALSEIPLGTTISCIELRPGQGAVMARSAGSFAQLMARDGKYATVKMPSGETRLILLTCLATIGVVSNSDHQLLVSGKAGRRRWLGRRPRVNAVRMNPVDHPMGGGEGRASGGHPRSRNGIPAKGYKTRSKTKASNKYIIERRKK, from the coding sequence ATGTCAGTTAGAAAATTAAAACCAATAACACCAGGTCAGCGTTTTAGAGTTGTAAATGGATTCGACGCCATTACAACTGATAAGCCGGAGAAAAGTTTACTTGCTCCGAAAAAAAGATCTGGAGGTCGAAACAGTCAAGGTAGGATGACAACTCGTAATATAGGGGGTGGTCATAAACAAAGATATCGTATTATCGATTTTAAAAGAGATAAGAAAGATGTTCCTGCAATAGTTAAAACTATCGAGTACGATCCAAATCGTACTGCTTTTATCGCATTATTAAATTATGCTGATGGAGAAAAAAGATATGTAATTGCACAAAATGGTTTAACAGTTGGTCAAACTGTTGTTTCAGGAAGTGGTATTGCTCCAGAGATTGGGAATACAATGGCTTTGAGTGAAATTCCATTAGGAACTACAATATCTTGTATTGAGTTACGTCCTGGTCAAGGTGCTGTAATGGCTCGTTCAGCAGGTTCTTTTGCACAATTAATGGCAAGAGATGGTAAATATGCAACTGTAAAGATGCCTTCAGGTGAAACAAGATTAATTTTATTAACTTGTTTAGCAACAATCGGAGTTGTTTCCAATTCAGATCATCAACTTTTAGTTTCTGGTAAAGCAGGAAGAAGAAGATGGTTGGGTAGAAGACCAAGAGTTAACGCTGTAAGAATGAACCCTGTAGATCACCCAATGGGAGGTGGTGAAGGACGTGCTTCAGGAGGACATCCAAGATCAAGAAACGGAATACCTGCTAAAGGTTATAAGACTAGATCTAAAACCAAAGCAAGTAATAAGTATATTATAGAACGTAGAAAGAAATAA
- the rplW gene encoding 50S ribosomal protein L23 → MSILIKPIITEKATNDSELFNRYTFVVDKKANKVEIKNAVETAYGVSISSVKTLNYPIQRNTKFTKKGLVTGIKSGYKKAIVQLAEGESIDFYNNL, encoded by the coding sequence ATGAGTATTCTAATTAAACCTATTATTACGGAAAAAGCTACAAACGATAGTGAATTATTCAATCGTTATACGTTTGTTGTTGATAAGAAAGCTAATAAAGTAGAAATTAAAAATGCTGTTGAAACAGCTTATGGAGTTTCTATTTCTAGTGTAAAAACTTTAAATTACCCAATTCAAAGAAATACCAAATTTACTAAAAAAGGTTTAGTAACTGGTATTAAGAGTGGGTATAAAAAAGCTATTGTGCAGTTAGCAGAAGGAGAAAGTATTGATTTTTATAACAATCTTTAA
- the rplD gene encoding 50S ribosomal protein L4, with translation MKVAVLDITGKDTGRKVELSKDVFGIEPNNHAIYLDVKQYLANQRQGTHKSKERAEISGSTRKIKKQKGTGTARAGSIKSGVFRGGGRMFGPRPRSYSFKLNKNLKRLARQSALSIQVNDENVVIVEDFNFETPKTKNFVDVLKALNIDTKKSLFILDSENANVYLSSRNLKNSKVLKASEINTYGVLNANKIVITESSLEGINTNLSK, from the coding sequence ATGAAAGTAGCAGTTTTAGATATTACAGGAAAAGATACAGGAAGGAAAGTAGAGCTTTCTAAAGATGTATTTGGAATAGAGCCTAATAACCATGCTATTTATTTAGATGTTAAGCAATACTTGGCAAATCAGCGTCAAGGAACGCATAAGTCTAAAGAAAGAGCTGAAATTTCAGGTTCTACAAGAAAAATAAAGAAACAGAAAGGAACAGGTACTGCAAGAGCAGGTTCAATTAAGTCTGGAGTTTTTAGAGGTGGTGGTCGTATGTTTGGTCCAAGACCAAGAAGTTATTCTTTTAAGTTGAATAAAAATTTAAAAAGATTAGCGCGTCAATCAGCTTTAAGTATTCAGGTAAATGATGAGAACGTAGTAATCGTTGAAGATTTTAATTTTGAAACGCCAAAGACAAAAAACTTTGTTGATGTTTTAAAAGCTTTAAATATAGATACTAAGAAGTCATTATTTATTTTAGATAGTGAAAATGCAAATGTGTATTTATCATCTAGAAACTTAAAAAACTCTAAGGTATTGAAAGCTTCAGAAATAAATACTTATGGTGTGTTAAATGCTAATAAGATTGTGATTACTGAAAGTTCTTTAGAGGGAATTAATACAAATTTAAGCAAATAG
- the rplC gene encoding 50S ribosomal protein L3, with the protein MSGLIGRKIGMTSLFDENGKNIPCTVIEAGPCVVTQVRTEDVDGYNALQLGFDDKKAKSSNKALDGHFKKAGTTAKKKVFEFQGFKETYNLGDTVTVDHFKEGEFVDVSGVSKGKGFQGVVKRHGFAGVGQATHGQHNRLRAPGSIGAASYPARVFKGMRMAGRMGGDKVKVQNLKVLKVVAEKNLLVVKGAVPGHKNAFVTIQK; encoded by the coding sequence ATGTCTGGGTTAATAGGGAGGAAAATTGGAATGACCAGTTTGTTTGATGAGAATGGTAAGAATATACCATGTACTGTCATTGAAGCAGGTCCTTGCGTTGTCACTCAAGTCAGAACTGAGGATGTTGATGGCTACAATGCTTTACAACTTGGTTTCGATGACAAAAAAGCAAAAAGTTCTAACAAAGCGTTAGATGGTCACTTTAAAAAAGCTGGCACAACTGCTAAGAAAAAAGTTTTTGAATTTCAAGGATTCAAAGAAACTTATAATTTAGGAGATACAGTAACTGTAGATCACTTTAAAGAAGGTGAGTTTGTTGATGTTTCTGGTGTTTCAAAAGGTAAAGGTTTTCAAGGTGTTGTAAAACGTCATGGATTTGCTGGTGTAGGTCAAGCTACTCATGGACAGCATAACCGTTTGAGAGCTCCAGGTTCTATTGGTGCTGCATCGTATCCAGCTCGAGTATTCAAAGGAATGCGTATGGCAGGTAGAATGGGTGGAGATAAAGTGAAAGTACAAAACTTAAAAGTGTTGAAGGTAGTTGCTGAAAAGAATCTACTTGTTGTTAAGGGAGCTGTTCCTGGTCACAAAAACGCTTTTGTAACTATTCAGAAATAA